The Kitasatospora sp. NBC_00374 genome has a segment encoding these proteins:
- a CDS encoding transglycosylase domain-containing protein, translating into MPSPNSRPAIPRLTRAVGLTVKLVAVSAVAGVLTAGLALPAVGSVGLAAKGAVSDFDSLPDDFTAPPLSQASTVYDAAGTVIATVYERDRTVVPSDQISPLVKSALVAIEDNRFYEHGAVDLKGVLRAINKNAVSGGISEGASTLTQQYVKNVFVDQAGEDPKAVQAAQAQTLGRKVKEMKYAIKLEETLTKDQILTNYLNITFFGEQAYGIEAASQRYFSTHAKDLTLPQAALLAGLVQSPSGYDPVINPGAAKERRDTVLGKMAEYGSVTRAQADEAVATPVALTVSRPRQGCITAQDGEGFFCDYVRKLITSDPAFGATAAERQALWARGGLQIRTTLDPVAQRAVQKAVTDHVYATDKAAGAMTVVQPGTGKILAMAQSRPYGLGADQTLINLNVGKAMGGGLGFPTGSTFKPIVAAAALDGGLTPAQSYPSPYSMPWPAMKNCDGGRYPQGGEVHNDESDLSGPFTMGPAMAKSVNTYFAALEGEIGLCTVAQMANRLGITQQAGGTKLDAVPSMALGSNSLSPLDMASAYAAFAAHGTYCRPVAIASVTTADGRALKVPAAGCGQAMSAQTADALTTMLKGVVQDGTGTRAGLDDRDSAGKTGTTNGSKQVWFVGYTPELAAATVVGDTDNQASLNGRRIGGKSVGSASGGTVAGPIWRDAVTGALRGTTPRPLAQVPLP; encoded by the coding sequence ATGCCCTCGCCGAACTCACGCCCCGCCATACCCCGGCTCACCCGGGCCGTCGGGCTCACCGTCAAGCTGGTCGCCGTCAGCGCCGTCGCAGGTGTCCTCACCGCCGGGCTGGCCCTTCCCGCCGTCGGCAGTGTCGGGCTCGCCGCGAAAGGCGCGGTCTCGGACTTCGACAGCCTGCCGGACGACTTCACCGCGCCCCCGCTCTCCCAGGCCTCCACCGTCTACGACGCGGCCGGCACCGTGATCGCCACCGTCTACGAGCGGGACCGCACGGTGGTGCCGAGCGACCAGATCTCCCCGCTGGTGAAATCCGCCCTGGTGGCCATCGAGGACAACCGCTTCTACGAACACGGCGCGGTCGACCTCAAGGGCGTGCTGCGCGCGATCAACAAGAACGCGGTGAGCGGCGGGATATCCGAAGGGGCCTCCACCCTCACCCAGCAGTACGTCAAGAACGTCTTCGTCGACCAGGCCGGCGAGGACCCCAAGGCGGTGCAGGCCGCGCAGGCCCAGACCCTCGGCCGCAAGGTCAAGGAGATGAAGTACGCGATCAAACTGGAGGAGACCCTCACCAAGGACCAGATCCTCACCAACTACCTGAACATCACCTTCTTCGGCGAGCAGGCGTACGGCATCGAGGCCGCGTCCCAGCGGTACTTCAGCACCCACGCCAAGGACCTCACCCTCCCGCAGGCCGCGCTGCTGGCCGGCCTGGTGCAGTCGCCGTCCGGCTACGACCCCGTGATCAACCCCGGGGCGGCCAAGGAGCGCCGCGACACGGTGCTCGGCAAGATGGCCGAGTACGGCAGCGTCACCCGGGCCCAGGCGGACGAGGCCGTCGCCACCCCGGTCGCGCTCACCGTCAGCCGCCCCCGGCAGGGGTGCATCACCGCGCAGGACGGCGAGGGGTTCTTCTGCGACTACGTGCGCAAGCTGATCACCTCCGACCCGGCCTTCGGCGCCACCGCGGCCGAGCGGCAGGCCCTCTGGGCCCGCGGCGGCCTGCAGATCCGCACCACCCTCGACCCGGTGGCGCAGCGGGCGGTGCAGAAGGCGGTCACCGACCACGTGTACGCCACCGACAAGGCGGCGGGCGCGATGACCGTGGTCCAGCCCGGCACCGGCAAGATCCTCGCGATGGCCCAGAGCCGCCCGTACGGCCTCGGCGCCGACCAGACCCTGATCAACCTCAACGTCGGCAAGGCGATGGGCGGCGGGCTCGGGTTCCCCACCGGATCGACCTTCAAGCCGATCGTGGCCGCGGCCGCCCTGGACGGCGGCCTCACCCCGGCGCAGTCGTACCCGTCCCCGTACAGCATGCCGTGGCCGGCCATGAAGAACTGCGACGGCGGCCGCTACCCGCAGGGCGGCGAGGTGCACAACGACGAGAGCGACCTGTCCGGCCCGTTCACCATGGGCCCCGCGATGGCCAAGTCCGTGAACACCTACTTCGCCGCGCTGGAGGGCGAGATCGGCCTGTGCACCGTGGCGCAGATGGCCAACCGGCTGGGGATCACCCAGCAGGCCGGCGGCACGAAGCTGGACGCGGTGCCGTCGATGGCGCTCGGCAGCAACAGCCTGAGCCCGCTGGACATGGCGAGCGCCTACGCCGCGTTCGCCGCGCACGGCACCTACTGCAGGCCGGTCGCGATCGCCTCGGTGACCACGGCGGACGGCCGGGCGCTGAAGGTCCCCGCCGCCGGCTGCGGGCAGGCGATGTCGGCGCAGACCGCCGACGCCCTCACCACCATGCTCAAGGGCGTGGTGCAGGACGGCACCGGCACCAGGGCCGGCCTGGACGACCGTGACAGTGCCGGCAAGACCGGTACCACCAACGGCTCCAAGCAGGTCTGGTTCGTCGGCTACACCCCCGAACTGGCGGCCGCCACCGTGGTCGGCGACACCGACAACCAGGCCTCGCTGAACGGCCGGAGGATCGGCGGGAAGTCCGTCGGCTCGGCGTCCGGCGGCACCGTGGCCGGCCCGATCTGGCGCGACGCGGTCACCGGCGCCCTGCGCGGGACCACCCCGCGGCCGCTCGCCCAGGTCCCGCTGCCGTAG
- a CDS encoding SCO1860 family LAETG-anchored protein, translating to MSSAVPAPRTALRTVAAGLAVSALTVTLPVSAARAADPAARPGRATAVTAELSLDVSLLSKVHVPVDVALNRVQSPARQDSAVLTATVDGVDQGRPLTLLKAQLGKSVTSADDHGAAASVTLVDADLRAPGLPATTLLGLEALSAEVTCPVDGAPTAKVVAPAKVTVLGKSVTAGLDGPSHVAVPGVGTVDIRFSHRTTTSATAAASALEATVDVNPLNLNVARVSGRITIASVSCEKPVPAPATSAAPVTGAAPATTAGRAVPAEDRDASLASTGSSGTLPLLAGGGTLLVGGVAALWTTRRRRAHARRH from the coding sequence ATGTCCTCAGCCGTTCCCGCTCCGCGCACCGCGCTGCGCACCGTCGCCGCCGGCCTCGCCGTGTCGGCGCTCACCGTCACGCTGCCGGTCTCGGCCGCCCGCGCGGCCGACCCGGCGGCCCGCCCCGGCCGCGCCACCGCGGTGACCGCCGAGCTCAGCCTGGACGTCAGCCTGCTGAGCAAGGTCCACGTGCCGGTGGACGTCGCACTCAACCGGGTGCAGAGCCCGGCCCGGCAGGACAGCGCGGTCCTGACCGCCACGGTCGACGGGGTCGACCAGGGCCGGCCGCTGACGCTGCTCAAGGCCCAGCTCGGCAAGTCCGTCACCAGCGCCGACGACCACGGCGCCGCGGCCTCCGTCACGCTGGTCGACGCGGACCTGCGCGCGCCCGGCCTGCCGGCGACCACCCTGCTCGGCCTGGAGGCGCTCAGCGCGGAGGTGACCTGTCCGGTCGACGGGGCGCCCACCGCCAAGGTGGTGGCCCCGGCGAAGGTGACGGTGCTCGGGAAGTCGGTCACCGCCGGGCTGGACGGACCCAGCCATGTCGCGGTGCCCGGCGTCGGCACGGTGGACATCCGGTTCTCGCACCGCACCACCACCTCCGCGACGGCCGCCGCCTCGGCCCTGGAGGCGACCGTCGACGTCAACCCGCTGAACCTGAACGTCGCCCGGGTGAGTGGGCGCATCACCATCGCCTCGGTCAGCTGCGAGAAGCCCGTACCGGCGCCCGCCACGTCCGCCGCACCGGTCACCGGCGCTGCGCCCGCCACCACCGCGGGCCGCGCCGTCCCCGCCGAGGACCGGGACGCCTCGCTCGCCTCGACCGGCAGCAGCGGCACCCTGCCGCTGCTGGCCGGCGGCGGGACCCTGCTGGTCGGCGGCGTCGCCGCGCTCTGGACGACCCGCCGCCGCCGGGCCCACGCCCGCCGCCACTGA
- the glnII gene encoding glutamine synthetase, translating into MAIKAEYIWIDGTQPTAKLRSKTRILANADKLPTWGFDGSSTNQAEGHASDRVLEPVASFPDPIRGGDNILVLCEVNETDGTPHVSNTRALLRPIAEQFAAQESIFGIEQEYTFFKGSRPLGFPEGGFPAPQGGYYCGIGAEEVFGREIVELHLDRCIEAGLAICGINAEVMPGQWEFQIGPVDALTVSDHLWVARYLLYRTAEEFGIDATLDAKPVRGDWNGAGAHTNFSTKAMREGYDAIITACESLGTSQEKVLEHVKQYGFGIESRLTGLHETAPWNVYSYGVSDRGASVRIPWQVEVEQKGYIEDRRPNANVDPYVVTRLLVNTCCSALEKAGQV; encoded by the coding sequence ATGGCAATCAAGGCCGAGTACATCTGGATCGACGGCACGCAGCCGACCGCCAAGCTCCGTTCCAAGACTCGGATCCTGGCCAACGCGGACAAGCTGCCGACCTGGGGCTTCGACGGCTCGTCGACCAACCAGGCCGAGGGTCACGCCTCGGACCGTGTGCTCGAGCCGGTCGCGTCCTTCCCGGACCCGATCCGCGGCGGTGACAACATCCTGGTGCTGTGCGAGGTCAACGAGACCGACGGCACCCCGCACGTCTCCAACACCCGTGCTCTGCTCCGCCCGATCGCCGAGCAGTTCGCCGCTCAGGAGTCGATCTTCGGCATCGAGCAGGAGTACACCTTCTTCAAGGGCTCGCGCCCGCTCGGCTTCCCCGAGGGCGGCTTCCCGGCCCCGCAGGGCGGCTACTACTGCGGCATCGGCGCCGAGGAGGTCTTCGGCCGCGAGATCGTCGAGCTGCACCTCGACCGCTGCATCGAGGCCGGCCTGGCCATCTGCGGCATCAACGCCGAGGTCATGCCCGGCCAGTGGGAGTTCCAGATCGGCCCGGTCGACGCGCTGACCGTCTCCGACCACCTGTGGGTCGCCCGCTACCTGCTCTACCGCACCGCCGAGGAGTTCGGCATCGACGCCACCCTGGACGCCAAGCCCGTCCGTGGCGACTGGAACGGCGCCGGCGCCCACACCAACTTCTCCACCAAGGCCATGCGTGAGGGCTACGACGCCATCATCACCGCCTGCGAGTCGCTCGGCACCTCGCAGGAGAAGGTCCTGGAGCACGTCAAGCAGTACGGCTTCGGCATCGAGTCCCGCCTGACCGGTCTGCACGAGACCGCCCCGTGGAACGTCTACTCCTACGGCGTGTCCGACCGCGGCGCCTCGGTCCGCATCCCGTGGCAGGTCGAGGTCGAGCAGAAGGGCTACATCGAGGACCGTCGTCCGAACGCGAACGTCGACCCGTACGTGGTGACCCGCCTGCTGGTCAACACCTGCTGCTCCGCCCTGGAGAAGGCCGGCCAGGTCTGA
- a CDS encoding MFS transporter, whose translation MTSPTLHSPPPVAPPPPAAGRVRTVLAGRFGGFDGPFWVVIGGTAMNRVGNMVLPFLVFFLGSRGIATDRVPYVLAALGAGGLVGPVLGGLLTDRFGTRPTLLVGLLATAAGQGLLFAAPGLATLTAAAALLGASGSVYPPAAGAVIAGAVAPARRQIAYGLLHWAINVGSAVAGALGGFLVAHGYGLLFALDAVTCLAYAALVAVRLPRAAAGPPRRRSDDGGYRVVLRDRPMLLLISLSAVAEAVYAQTEFTLPLAVRDHGLPATTFGLASVVNALLVVTLQPFASVWLARFDRLRVWSFASVLAAVGIGLTGLADSTWEFALTVVVWSAAEVCVGGIVTSIAADLAPAGAQGRFQGALNWSRGLARFAALGGGAAVYAGLGPAALWWGAALTGITGALLSLRLAGAVRERTG comes from the coding sequence ATGACCTCGCCGACCCTGCATTCTCCCCCACCCGTCGCTCCGCCACCACCCGCCGCCGGCCGGGTGCGTACCGTCCTCGCCGGGCGCTTCGGCGGCTTCGACGGGCCGTTCTGGGTGGTGATCGGCGGTACCGCCATGAACAGGGTCGGGAACATGGTGCTCCCGTTCCTGGTGTTCTTCCTCGGTTCGCGCGGCATCGCCACCGACCGCGTCCCGTACGTGCTGGCGGCGCTCGGGGCGGGCGGGCTGGTCGGGCCGGTGCTCGGCGGGCTGCTGACCGACCGGTTCGGCACCCGGCCGACCCTGCTGGTTGGGCTGCTGGCCACGGCGGCCGGCCAGGGGCTGCTGTTCGCGGCGCCGGGCCTGGCCACCCTCACGGCGGCGGCCGCGCTGCTCGGCGCCTCGGGCTCGGTGTACCCGCCGGCGGCCGGCGCGGTGATCGCCGGGGCGGTGGCGCCGGCCCGTCGTCAGATCGCCTACGGGCTGCTGCACTGGGCGATCAACGTGGGCAGCGCCGTGGCGGGCGCGCTCGGCGGTTTCCTGGTGGCGCACGGCTACGGCCTGCTGTTCGCGCTGGACGCGGTGACCTGCCTGGCGTACGCCGCGCTGGTCGCCGTCCGGCTGCCGCGGGCGGCCGCCGGCCCGCCGCGGCGCCGTTCGGACGACGGCGGCTACCGGGTCGTGCTGCGGGACCGGCCGATGCTGCTGCTGATCTCGCTGAGCGCGGTCGCGGAGGCGGTCTACGCGCAGACCGAGTTCACCCTGCCGCTGGCCGTCCGGGACCACGGGCTGCCGGCCACCACCTTCGGGCTGGCGTCCGTGGTGAACGCCCTGCTGGTGGTCACCCTGCAGCCGTTCGCCTCGGTCTGGCTGGCCCGCTTCGACCGGCTGCGGGTGTGGTCGTTCGCGTCGGTGCTGGCGGCGGTGGGCATCGGGCTGACCGGGCTGGCGGACAGCACCTGGGAGTTCGCACTGACCGTGGTGGTGTGGAGTGCGGCCGAGGTGTGCGTCGGCGGCATCGTCACCTCGATCGCGGCGGACCTCGCCCCGGCGGGCGCGCAGGGCCGCTTCCAGGGTGCGCTCAACTGGTCCCGCGGGCTGGCCCGGTTCGCCGCCCTCGGCGGCGGGGCGGCGGTGTACGCGGGACTCGGCCCGGCGGCGCTGTGGTGGGGCGCGGCGCTGACCGGCATCACCGGGGCGCTGCTCAGCCTGCGGCTGGCCGGTGCGGTGCGCGAGCGCACCGGCTGA
- a CDS encoding DUF5937 family protein translates to MLELAFSARDLARTRLAVSPLWETVTSLRVLQSERIRPLHLRWAARTRPRLRDLALLTALVPVHGYIPDFLNPPAASAVPSFDAELATVARTGHARIRADLGRLTRWTPEVQAFHDDPAAGLTRLTAELTRYWEVALAPYWPRLRAVLEADVLHQSRRFAAEGAAAVLRELNPHVEWGDEVLSIPNSLCGSSSSLAGRGLLLVPSAFVGPSVLIVDAPPETVQMCYPTRGVGTLWEQAPAQVPDAVAAVLGKSRALLLTELAEPASTTELSRRTGLSAAGVSQHLTALRAAGIVTSHRAGRSVLYQRTAVADTLLAAAAG, encoded by the coding sequence ATGCTGGAACTGGCCTTCTCCGCCCGGGATCTCGCCCGCACCCGGCTGGCCGTCTCCCCGCTCTGGGAGACCGTCACCAGCCTCCGGGTGCTGCAGTCGGAGCGGATCCGCCCGCTGCACCTGCGCTGGGCGGCCCGCACCAGGCCACGGCTGCGCGACCTCGCCCTGCTTACCGCCCTCGTCCCGGTGCACGGCTACATCCCGGACTTCCTCAACCCGCCGGCCGCCTCCGCCGTACCGTCCTTCGACGCCGAACTGGCCACCGTGGCCCGCACGGGCCACGCGCGGATCCGGGCCGACCTCGGCCGGCTGACCCGCTGGACCCCGGAGGTCCAGGCCTTCCACGACGACCCGGCCGCCGGGCTGACCCGGCTGACCGCCGAGCTGACCCGCTACTGGGAGGTCGCGCTCGCGCCGTACTGGCCGCGGCTGCGGGCCGTCCTGGAGGCCGACGTGCTGCACCAGTCGCGGCGGTTCGCGGCCGAGGGCGCCGCCGCGGTGCTGCGCGAGCTGAACCCGCACGTGGAGTGGGGCGACGAGGTGCTCAGCATCCCGAACTCGCTCTGCGGCAGCTCCAGCAGCCTGGCCGGGCGGGGGCTGCTGCTGGTGCCGTCCGCGTTCGTCGGCCCGTCCGTGCTGATCGTCGACGCCCCGCCGGAGACGGTGCAGATGTGCTACCCGACCCGGGGCGTCGGGACGCTCTGGGAACAGGCCCCGGCCCAGGTGCCGGACGCCGTCGCGGCGGTGCTCGGCAAGTCCCGCGCGCTGCTGCTGACCGAGCTCGCCGAACCCGCCTCCACCACCGAACTCTCCCGCCGCACCGGCCTGTCCGCCGCCGGAGTCTCCCAGCACCTCACCGCGCTGCGGGCAGCCGGCATCGTCACCTCGCACCGGGCCGGCCGCTCGGTGCTCTACCAGCGGACGGCCGTCGCCGACACCCTGCTGGCCGCCGCGGCCGGCTGA
- a CDS encoding M48 family metalloprotease: MDDFTPEQVARGRALRRAQVPWLLAGRLAALALSLVLGLTPAGAGLVTAAGGLFGGSRTAEVLAGAAALVLLGQLLGLPFAARVRVVRGRYGLVTQGWGGWAVDALRGLGLTLLLGLPLAYGLYALTAWSAQDWWLPAAGAAALLTVALSFLHPLLFEPLFNRFTPMPPGPLRDALHALAAQDGIPVRQVLVADASRRTTALNAYVSGLGATRRIVAYDTLLAAAEPREVELVVAHELGHVKHRDVLTGTALGAVGAAVAVAVLGLLLSWPPLLTAAGATDAADPRSLPLLAACAALIGAVSGPAQCAVSRRIEARADRHALELTADPDQFVAMQRRLAVTNISDVDPPRLLELLFATHPSAVRRIAAARSWQQT; encoded by the coding sequence ATGGACGACTTCACGCCCGAACAGGTGGCCCGGGGACGCGCGCTGCGACGGGCCCAGGTGCCGTGGCTGCTCGCCGGCCGGCTCGCCGCCCTGGCGCTCTCCCTGGTGCTCGGCCTCACCCCCGCCGGCGCCGGCCTGGTGACCGCGGCCGGCGGCCTGTTCGGCGGCTCGCGGACGGCCGAGGTGCTGGCCGGCGCCGCCGCGCTGGTGCTGCTCGGGCAGCTGCTCGGTCTGCCGTTCGCCGCCCGGGTCCGGGTGGTGCGCGGCCGGTACGGCCTGGTCACCCAGGGCTGGGGCGGCTGGGCCGTGGACGCGCTGCGCGGGCTCGGCCTGACCCTGCTGCTCGGGCTGCCCCTCGCGTACGGGCTGTACGCGCTGACCGCGTGGTCCGCGCAGGACTGGTGGCTGCCGGCGGCCGGGGCGGCGGCGCTGCTCACCGTGGCGCTGTCGTTCCTCCACCCGCTGCTGTTCGAGCCGCTGTTCAACCGCTTCACCCCGATGCCGCCGGGGCCGCTGCGGGACGCCCTGCACGCGCTCGCCGCGCAGGACGGCATCCCCGTCCGCCAGGTGCTGGTGGCCGACGCGTCACGCCGCACCACCGCGCTCAACGCCTACGTCTCCGGCCTCGGCGCCACCCGCCGGATCGTCGCGTACGACACCCTGCTGGCAGCCGCCGAGCCGCGCGAGGTCGAGCTGGTGGTCGCCCACGAACTGGGCCACGTCAAGCACCGCGACGTCCTCACCGGCACCGCGCTGGGGGCGGTGGGGGCCGCGGTCGCGGTCGCCGTGCTGGGCCTGCTGCTCTCCTGGCCGCCGCTGCTGACGGCCGCCGGCGCGACGGACGCCGCCGACCCGCGCTCACTGCCGCTGCTGGCCGCCTGCGCCGCGCTGATCGGCGCCGTGAGCGGCCCGGCCCAGTGCGCCGTCAGCCGCCGGATCGAGGCCCGCGCCGACCGGCACGCCCTCGAACTCACCGCCGACCCGGACCAGTTCGTCGCCATGCAGCGCCGGCTGGCCGTCACCAACATCTCCGACGTCGACCCGCCCCGGCTGCTGGAGCTGCTCTTCGCCACCCACCCCAGCGCCGTTCGCCGGATCGCCGCCGCCCGCTCCTGGCAGCAGACCTGA
- a CDS encoding MOSC domain-containing protein, whose amino-acid sequence MGAGPEVTLGVLGSVHRYPVKSMLGEELAQAEVTRRGVAGDRALALLDRESGRIASAKQPRLWQGLLGYAATRTDTGVRIEAPGGRSLWSADPGVHEGLSAGLGRAVTLIDSPPAGAELARAVPEEVLARGSRADVAFTVSQLGRAAPPGTFFDFAPLHLLTTASLARIARLSPRGAVEAARYRPNLVIDTGDAEGFTENGWAGRELLVGAELRLKVLVATPRCAVPTLAHGALPGDRDALRVPARHNRVEPLPGMGPQPCAGVYATVLRPGVISPGDRVRFG is encoded by the coding sequence GTGGGCGCGGGCCCCGAGGTGACCCTCGGCGTGCTCGGGAGCGTGCACCGGTACCCGGTGAAGTCCATGCTGGGCGAGGAGTTGGCGCAGGCCGAGGTCACCCGGCGCGGCGTGGCCGGCGACCGGGCGCTCGCCCTGCTCGACCGGGAGAGCGGCCGTATCGCCAGCGCCAAGCAGCCGCGCCTGTGGCAGGGGCTGCTCGGCTACGCCGCCACCCGCACGGACACCGGGGTCCGGATCGAGGCGCCCGGCGGCAGATCCCTCTGGAGCGCCGACCCCGGAGTCCACGAGGGGCTGTCGGCCGGGCTCGGCCGCGCCGTCACCCTGATCGACTCCCCGCCGGCGGGCGCCGAGCTCGCCCGGGCCGTCCCCGAGGAGGTGCTGGCGCGCGGCAGCCGCGCCGACGTCGCCTTCACGGTGTCGCAGCTGGGCCGGGCCGCGCCGCCCGGCACCTTCTTCGACTTCGCGCCGCTGCACCTGCTGACCACCGCCTCGCTGGCCCGGATCGCCCGGCTGAGCCCGCGGGGCGCCGTGGAGGCGGCCCGGTACCGGCCCAACCTGGTGATCGACACCGGTGACGCGGAGGGCTTCACCGAGAACGGCTGGGCCGGTCGCGAGCTGCTGGTCGGCGCCGAGCTCCGGCTGAAGGTCCTGGTGGCGACGCCGCGCTGCGCCGTCCCCACCCTCGCGCACGGCGCCCTGCCGGGGGACCGGGACGCCCTGCGCGTACCGGCCCGGCACAACCGGGTGGAGCCGCTGCCGGGGATGGGCCCGCAGCCCTGCGCCGGGGTGTACGCGACGGTGCTGCGGCCCGGGGTGATCAGCCCCGGGGACCGGGTGCGATTCGGCTGA
- the cobC gene encoding Rv2231c family pyridoxal phosphate-dependent protein CobC, with protein MTRSFSRRVGTVHGPSLSVGVGASRGVGADEVLALIDAALAEAGRTRPEVARLATLDARLDEPGLRAAAAELGVPLAGHTAQALARVAVEHPSHRALAAVGTPSVAEAAALLSAGGALLVPKRISARATVAVAVEPDLRHHGDAEVGAPGLVDLAVNVRTGTPPRWLRDHLADTLAGLAAYPEQSAARAAVAARHGRPAGEVLLTAGAAEAFVLLARVLTPRHVVVVHPQFTEPEAALRDAGHVVHRVLLTAADGFRLRPDAVPEEADLVVIGNPTNPTSVLHPAADLTALARPGRTLVVDEAFMDTDPGESESLAGLRELPGRVVVLRSLTKTWGLAGLRIGYVLGPEGLIAELSAAQPLWPVSTPALAAAEICSAPAAVAEADRAAETCAEHRAHLLKGLAAVPGVRVYGVPAASFVLIELPGAAEVRERLRTAGFAVRRGDTFPGLGPDWLRIAVRDPRTTDRFLAALSRIAPGPRG; from the coding sequence ATGACCAGGTCGTTTTCGAGAAGGGTGGGGACGGTGCACGGACCCTCGCTGAGCGTCGGGGTCGGCGCGAGCCGCGGTGTGGGCGCCGACGAGGTGCTCGCCCTGATCGACGCGGCACTGGCCGAGGCGGGCCGCACCCGGCCCGAGGTGGCCCGGCTGGCCACCCTGGACGCCCGGCTCGACGAGCCCGGGTTGCGCGCGGCCGCCGCCGAGCTCGGCGTGCCGCTGGCCGGCCACACCGCCCAGGCGCTGGCACGGGTCGCGGTCGAGCACCCGTCCCACCGGGCCCTGGCCGCGGTGGGCACCCCGAGCGTGGCCGAGGCGGCGGCACTGCTCAGCGCGGGCGGCGCCCTGCTGGTCCCCAAGCGCATCTCCGCCCGGGCCACCGTGGCCGTCGCCGTCGAACCCGACCTGCGCCACCACGGGGACGCCGAGGTCGGCGCGCCCGGCCTGGTCGACCTCGCCGTCAACGTCCGCACCGGCACGCCGCCGCGGTGGCTGCGCGACCACCTGGCCGACACCCTCGCCGGGCTCGCGGCCTACCCCGAGCAGTCCGCCGCGCGCGCCGCCGTCGCCGCCCGGCACGGCCGTCCAGCCGGGGAGGTGCTGCTGACGGCCGGCGCCGCCGAGGCCTTCGTGCTGCTGGCGCGCGTTCTGACGCCACGTCATGTCGTCGTGGTGCACCCGCAGTTCACCGAGCCGGAGGCAGCCCTGCGGGACGCCGGCCACGTCGTGCACCGGGTGCTGCTCACCGCCGCGGACGGTTTCCGGCTGCGGCCGGACGCGGTGCCCGAGGAGGCCGACCTGGTGGTGATCGGCAATCCGACCAACCCCACCTCCGTCCTGCACCCCGCCGCCGACCTGACCGCGCTCGCCCGCCCCGGGCGCACCCTGGTCGTCGACGAGGCGTTCATGGACACCGACCCCGGCGAGAGCGAGTCCCTGGCCGGTCTGCGGGAACTCCCGGGCCGGGTGGTGGTGTTGCGCAGTCTCACCAAGACCTGGGGGCTGGCCGGGCTGCGGATCGGCTACGTCCTCGGCCCCGAAGGGCTGATCGCCGAACTCTCCGCCGCCCAGCCGCTCTGGCCGGTCTCCACCCCGGCCCTGGCCGCCGCCGAGATCTGCAGCGCGCCCGCGGCCGTCGCGGAGGCGGACCGCGCCGCCGAGACCTGCGCCGAGCACCGCGCCCACCTGCTCAAGGGCCTGGCGGCGGTGCCCGGCGTCCGGGTGTACGGCGTGCCGGCCGCCTCCTTCGTCCTGATCGAACTGCCCGGCGCAGCCGAGGTCCGCGAGCGGCTGCGGACGGCCGGGTTCGCCGTACGCCGCGGCGACACCTTCCCGGGCCTCGGGCCGGACTGGCTGCGGATCGCGGTCCGCGACCCTCGGACCACCGACCGGTTCCTCGCCGCGCTCAGCCGAATCGCACCCGGTCCCCGGGGCTGA
- a CDS encoding alkaline phosphatase family protein, translating into MTAAQAPKRNRRSLTALAGAVALAATSAGLWAATGSTAQAAALPSPDHVVVVVMENHAYTQVIGSSSAPYLNNTLKAGGANLTQSFGLTHPSEPNYYMLFSGSNQGRTDDSCVGVGSLSAPNLASELIAAGKTWASYNEGLPSQGSTTCSSGKYAQKHNPWFGFSNVPTSTAKTMTQFPTDFTTLPKVSFVVPDLCNDMHDCSVSTGDTWIKNKLGAYATWAKTHNSILVVTFDEDNRLSGNRIPTVLYGEHVTPGSSSSTTYNHYNVLRTLEDLAGLSAHAGNAGSASDITGIWN; encoded by the coding sequence ATGACCGCCGCTCAGGCCCCCAAGCGCAACCGCCGCTCCCTCACCGCCCTGGCCGGGGCCGTCGCCCTCGCCGCCACCTCGGCGGGCCTCTGGGCCGCCACCGGCTCCACCGCGCAGGCCGCCGCACTGCCGTCGCCCGACCACGTGGTCGTCGTGGTGATGGAGAACCACGCCTACACCCAGGTGATCGGCAGCTCCAGCGCGCCGTACCTGAACAACACCCTCAAGGCCGGTGGGGCGAACCTCACCCAGTCCTTCGGTCTCACCCACCCCAGTGAACCCAACTACTACATGCTGTTCTCCGGCTCCAACCAGGGCCGCACGGACGACAGCTGTGTCGGCGTCGGCTCGCTCTCCGCGCCCAACCTGGCCTCCGAGCTGATCGCGGCCGGCAAGACCTGGGCCAGCTACAACGAGGGCCTGCCCAGCCAGGGTTCGACCACCTGCAGCAGCGGCAAGTACGCCCAGAAGCACAACCCGTGGTTCGGCTTCTCCAACGTGCCGACCAGCACCGCCAAGACCATGACGCAGTTCCCGACCGACTTCACCACCCTGCCGAAGGTCTCCTTCGTCGTCCCGGACCTGTGCAACGACATGCACGACTGCTCGGTCTCCACCGGCGACACCTGGATCAAGAACAAGCTGGGCGCCTACGCGACCTGGGCCAAGACCCACAACAGCATCCTGGTCGTCACCTTCGACGAGGACAACCGCCTCTCCGGCAACCGCATCCCCACCGTCCTCTACGGCGAGCACGTCACCCCGGGCAGCTCCAGCAGCACCACGTACAACCACTACAACGTGCTGCGCACCCTGGAGGACCTGGCCGGCCTGTCCGCCCACGCGGGCAACGCCGGCTCCGCCTCCGACATCACCGGCATCTGGAACTGA